In the Alligator mississippiensis isolate rAllMis1 chromosome 7, rAllMis1, whole genome shotgun sequence genome, one interval contains:
- the LOC102563629 gene encoding olfactory receptor 6F1-like, with protein MSSWDIRNGSSVMEFIFVGFSVTGNSQLGLFFLFTAAYLFTILANITIIIVVVLNHQLHTPMYFFLSNLSFLDIWYVTVTVPRLLVDLLMGKKPISITACFTQFYFFFVCEATENFLLMLMGYDRYLAICQPLHYLTMMNTSACICLVTSCWTMGFLVVIVPMVLIANLSFCGPHELHHIFCDFSPLLRLSCTDTSSTEAIFYALAWAVLLGCCLFTMVSYVFIISTIVQISSDTGRSKMFSTCAGHLTVVLIYYGTSTFTYICPSARNSFAMDKAVSVFYTIVTPILNPIIYRLRNKDMKVALKKTLRNWNNSLGKGHVGKVSLS; from the coding sequence ATGTCTTCATGGGACATAAGAAATGGTTCCTCTGTGATGGAGTTCATCTTTGTAGGTTTTTCTGTCACTGGGAACTCACAACTTGGTCTCTTTTTCCTCTTCACTGCTGCATACCTATTCACTATCCTGGCCAACATCACCATCATCATTGTTGTTGTGCTGAACCATCAACTccacactcccatgtacttcttcctcagtaaTCTTTCCTTTCTTGACATCTGGTATGTCACGGTCACTGTGCCTAGGCTCTTGGTTGACTTGCTGATGGGGAAGAAGCCTATATCTATCACGGCCTGCTTTACTCAGTTCTATTTCTTCTTTGTGTGTGAAGCAACTGAGAACTTCCTACTGATGCTCATGGGTTATGACCGCTACCTGGCCATATGTCAGCCATTGCATTACCTTACCATGATGAACACATCTGCCTGCATCTGCCTAGTCACCTCATGCTGGACCATGGGGTTTCTGGTGGTGATTGTGCCCATGGTGTTGATAGCCAATTTGTCCTTTTGTGGGCCCCATGAACTTCACCACATCTTCTGTGACTTTTCTCCTCTGCTGAGGCTCTCATGCACAGACACTTCTAGCACAGAGGCCATCTTCTatgccctggcctgggctgtccTCCTAGGTTGCTGCCTCTTTACCATGGTGTCCTATGTCTTCATCATTTCCACCATCGTTCAAATCTCCTCTGACACTGGGAGGAGCAAAATGTTTTCCACCTGTGCTGGGCACCTGACTGTGGTGCTTATCTACTATGGTACAAGCACCTTCACCTATATCTGCCCATCAGCCAGGAATTCCTTTGCGATGGATAAGGCTGTGTCTGTCTTTTACACCATTGTTACCCCTATTTTGAACCCTATCATCTACAGGTTGAGGAACAAGGATATGAAAGTGGCCCTGAAAAAAACTTTAAGGAATTGGAACAATTCTCTGGGCAAAGGACATGTTGGTAAAGTGTCTCTTAGTTAG